Genomic segment of Leopardus geoffroyi isolate Oge1 chromosome B2, O.geoffroyi_Oge1_pat1.0, whole genome shotgun sequence:
TGGTGACTCATGCTTAGGTTAAGGTTCCTCTTTGTCTTCAGTGAAAACTCTTTAGGCTTCTAACCGGTATGCCATGTTACATACCTTGTTAGTGCCTAGAGTGTTTTGAAAATAGAGTGCGAATATTAAGTATTGtcttctgtttatttactttaaaaggtATCCTATGTCTAGTGATAATGTCataataactcatttattttcctttccagatCCTTTCCAGGAGGTCAGTTATGGGTGTGAGAGGTTTGCAGGGATTCGTGGGCAGTACCTGCCCACATATATGCACAGTAGTGAATTTCAAAGAACTGGCAGAACACCACCGAAGCAAGCATCCTGGATGTACTCCTACCATTGTGGTTGATGCCATGTGTTGTCTCAGATACTGGTACACTCCTGAATCTTGGATCTGCGGTGGCCAGTGGCGGGAATACTTCTCTGCTTTGCGGGATTTTGTTAAGACTTTTACAGCTGTTGGCATCAGGTTGATATTCTTCTTTGATGGCACGGTGGAGCAGGATAAGAGAGATGAGTGGGTGAAACGAAGACTAAAGAACAACAGGGAGATCTCCAGGATTTTCCATTATATCAAGTCACATAAGGAGCAGCCTGGCAGAAACATGTTCTTCATCCCCTCAGGGCTGGCCATATTTACACGATTTGCTTTGAAGAGCCTGGGTCAGGAAACTCTGTGTTCGTTGCAAGAGGCCGACTATGAGGTGGCATCTTATGGCCTCCAGAATAACTGTCTTGGTATTCTCGGAGAAGACACCGACTACTTAATCTATGATACCTGTCCCTACTTTTCAATTAGTGAGCTCTGTCTGGACAGTCTCGATACTGTCATGCTCTGTAGAGAGAAGCTCTGTGAGAGTCTAGATATCAGCCTGGCAGACCTTCCTCTTCTGGCCTGCTTGCTTGGCAACGATATTATTCCAGAAGGCATGTTTGAAAGCTTTCGGTACAAGTGCTTGTCTTCCTATGCCTCTGTAAAGGAGAACTTTGACAAAAAGGGGAACATCATCTTAGCTGTAGCAGACCATATATCTAAAGTTCTTCGCTTGCATCAAGGTGAAAAAAAGCTAGAAGAGATGTTACCTTTGGGACCAAACAAAGCTCTTTTTTATAAGGGTGTGGCATCATATCTTTTGCCAGGACAGAAATCTCCGTGGTTTTTCCAAAAACCTAAGGGTTTAATAACTTTGGACAAGGAGGTGGGATCCATGAGTTCAGACCCTGAATCCAAGCAAGAAGTTCCCATGTGTACAGACCCCGAATCCAAGCAAGGAGTTCCCCTGTGTACAGACCCTGATTCCAAGCAAGGAATTCCCATGTGTACCGACCCTGAATCCAAGCAAGGAGTTCCCATGTGTACAGATCCTGAATTCAAGCAAGGAGTTCCCATGTGGACAAATTCTGAATCCAAGCAAGGAGTTCCTGTGTGTACAGATCCTGGGTCTAAACAAGGAGTTCCTGTGTCTACAGACCCTGATTCCAAGCAAGCAGTTCCCGTGTGTATAGATCCTGGCTCCAAGGAAGGATTCCTCCTGTGTACACATCCTGAATTCAAGCAAGGAGATCCTGTGTGTACACACCCTGAATCCACGCAAGGAGATCCTGTGTGTACACACCCTGAATCCAAGCAAGGAGTTCCCATGTATGCATACTCTGAATACAGGCAAGGAGTCCCCATGTGTACACACACTGAATTCAAGCAAAAATCACCTCTGGGTGCAGACCCTGAATTTAAGCTAGAAGCACCTATATGTACAAACCCTGGAATTAAACAAGAAGACCTTGTGAATATGGAGCCTGAAATCAAACAACAAGTAACCATGGTTTCAGACCCTGAAATCTTAAAGGTATGTAGATGTGCCCACCCAAATCTGACATGTCATGATTGAAAGTATATCCATTAATGGATTTGTCATGAATCTTTATTGACTCCTTGCAGCGGTTAGGGCACTGTGGGGGACACAGAACAGGGCAATGTAGTTAGGAAGTATGACATAATGCATATGGAAACTCACATTATAAAGTATGCTGGATATTGTTACATGCCTGTTCTAGAAGAGAGCTCTAGAAATTTGAAGGAGAGGTCACCGTGGGTTAAGTACGGAGAGAAGTTACTGAAGAGGGCGAGTGGAACCAGACCTTCATGAGAGCCGATATTTGTTCTGAACGAGCAGATCTTTGTTGCCTTGGGGCACGTGGGAGAACAGTAGGCTGGAGGACAGGGTCGGAGGGGATCCGTGGGGAGAGAGGTTGGAAAGGGTAGAATGTAACCAGACTGGGAAGATTGTTACCTGCCCCACTAGGAGTTTGGACTTAATTCTGAAAGTGACATAGAGCCCTTCGGAGGTTTCACGGAGGACTGCTATTGATTAACCACGTGTTACGTGTGAGGCTAGGGGGGTTACACGTGTTGTCTCCTACCCACAAACCTTCCGTTGTTCCTGACAAAGTGTCACCATCTTCCATTCCAGGTGCGCAAGTTACAAACCTAGCAATTACCACTCCTGGTAACTGTTCTCTCCCTGTCTTATTACTTGTACCTAGTCAGTCAGTCTCACCACCCTAGCATATGTGGTCTCTGGTCTGAATGACTCAGGAACGGCTGACAACTCTTCCGTGTAGACTTTTGCCCCTTCTAGTCCACTGGCCATGCTGCATGCAGAAATGAAGCCTTATTCTGTAACTCTTAGGGTAGAAACAGTAGCCTTAAGCAGGCCACGGCCTGCCATCACCTCACCACCGCCACTTCTCTAGCCTGGTCAGTCCCTTGTCTGTCATGGCCCGGCATGTGCTCCTCTGCCTCTTGGGAACCTCCCCTGCCCCTTTGCTGCTTCATGGCTACTAGTCTTCTGTCCCATCTGGGCGGTCACTCGCTCAGAGAAGCCCTGACCAGCCACCCACCTGCTGTAGCGCGTGCCTCACTGGAATGTCATGCTCGGGACGGTGCTGCGAGGGCAGGGTCTCGTTTGTTTCTCCCACTGCTGAGCCCCTTGTGCCCGTCACACTGTGTCTCACTGAATCTTGAAGGCAGGATTCCTTTTCTCTCGTACCTTTAGGGCCTTTCCCTTGGTGGCTCCTTCCCTCCGTCCTGTACAACTACATGGGTTCTCCTGTCTTGAGAAGTCCTTCACCTCTTCCTCCATTACATACATTGTAGCAGACAAGTTCCTTTAGTAACAAAAAATTACGGTAAAAAGTAGAATGCAATATGTACTTTAAGAGAATTACAGGTGAAAAAGTATTAAGGAGTTAAAATTATCCTACCTGGAAGCATCCTTAAAAGGTGCttcatggaaggaaaaaaacGTGGGTTAGAAATTGGAGGGAGGGCAGAATCTGAACCCCAGGTGGAAGTGTGCTTGGACAGTAGAGAAGGAGAGGTACGCATGGGGAGAGGCCTGCTCTCCACACAGACTTGGACACCATCCGAGCAGACTCCACTCGAAGTGAGGGAAATGGACAGAGAAGACCTAAATCTAATTCTGCttgtttatttggtttggttttatcaTGAGGCTGGATGTGAGAATGCTAGTTTAATACGGACCATGCAGAGATGATTCTCCACTGACGTATCTTTGTACGGCTGTTTGGAGTTACTGGAGGCCGTTCCTCACATCGCCGGCCTTAATTGTCACGCAGCTCTCGGTAGACACGCTTGCCTCCCTCCTCACGTGAGAACATGTTGCGAAAGGGCTAAATGACATTGCCTGCAGTCACACAGCCAGTACTTGGCAGACCCTAGCTTTGAACTCAAGCCTCTAACTGCAAGGTTGACCCTTTACAAGATCACATCTGTGCTCCCTCTCGCATGGGGAGAGGCGGGTTGGTCGTGGTCAGTAGTCTAGAAGTGCGAGCTCGGAAGAATTGGTCAGCTCCTGCTCAGGCCTGGCTTCAGAGAGAGACCTTGGAGCCACCGTAGCAGTTTGCCTGAAGGACAGGACAGGGAAAGGCACGCGGGCAAAGGACGGCGGTGCAGAAGTGGAGCCTGCAGGGTACCTCAGTGCCTAGAGGAGGGCAAGGTCTGCCTTTCAGCCAGCCCGGGACTCGTGTCGAGTACGAGGCAGCATCGCCCTGGGCTCTCTGCCTTTCCCGTCTTGACCCGGCCCCTGCTGGTTCCCGACCCACGCTCATTTCCCAGTTGTGTATGGCCTGAAGCACCATTAGGCAAGGGAAGGTGGGCTCTAGTTGGGAGCAGAAGACAGGGTGCCACTTGAGGTGAACCGTCACGGGAGAGGGGCttgtgaggtggggggtgggaaggccCAGAAGGGGTGCGTTTCCGGGAGCCCAAGTGAGGCTGTGGGAGGCTTGACTATGCCTGAGGAACAGTGGCGCTGTTCCACTGTGACCGCATGGCGGTGGGCTCTGGCGGGGGTGTTGGTGCACTGGAAAGAGGACGCCGGGGCCTTGAGTGTTAGGGTGAAGGTTTGTGGTAGCCATTCAGACGCTCTGGGGAGGGCAGTGGCTGGACCTTCTTCGAAGAACACAGGCTGTGGGTGCTATGGAGGGTGGACTGGAGAGGGGAGGAACGGGCCGAAGTCAGTCGACGTTTTCATAGTAATGCCCGTCATCGGGCAGACAACACGCTGTGTGCTGAGTCTGCTGGTGACTGGGaggctggaggtggaggaggaataAGCCGATTCGAGCCCAGATGCCCcgaggaaggaaaacagagacGCCAGCTTGATGTCGTGAGCTTGAGGGACGGTTGCCCCATTTCCGAGAGCCGAAAAACACTGGCATGTGATACAGGGGTGttgattttttctctttagaggttactgttttgttttcaaggagAAACCAGTCATATCTGAATTTTGAACAGATTGCTAGAGCACATCACGTCCAGGCAGAGAGCTACCTGGTGTACAACATCATGAGCAGCGGGGAGATCGAATGCAGCAACACCTTGGAGGACGCGCTGGACCAGGCTCTGCCCAGCCAGGCTTTCGTCTACCGCCCCGTGCGCCAGCGCGTTTACTCCCTCCTGCTGGGGGGCGGCGAAGGTGAGTGGGGCGGGCCGCTTAGCAGCAGTGCTCTCTGGAGGTGGAGTCTGAGAAACGGGCCAAATGAGGTGGAATGCATTCTTTCAGGACGCGGATACGATTGGAAAGGGGTTTGTTTGTCTTTAAAATCTGTCATTGAGAATACCAGTCACATCTGTACGGCATTAAGGGAAAACGCCAGGGGGCATCTCTCTCTAATTAGTAAGCGGTTGATCAGTACTCATTAAAAGAAGAGTGCATCGTTGTTATAAAATCttatgttttatctatttatacttaatttattataaattcataatttatgataataattcatataataattatttctatttagttttgtatttttcttccttagaaggtttggtggtttttaaaaatgtgaaaaccctTTTTTCCTGCAGGAGTGTGGGGTATGTTTATTATTAGAAGACAGTGCCTACTCACTCCCCCCTCAAAATgtgattttcataaaataaattcataaaatctAGTACATCATATCTTAAAGTATAAACAACATTTTCCTTTAGAGCAGTTGTTGTTTCCTATCAATATTTTCATCGTGCAGTAGCAACAATTGTGTAGGGGGAGGACTGTCAGTGACCAGAACAGAAAACCTGGGGGCCTTCAATGCCAGGTATAAAATTCATTAGACCCTATCGCTCTCTTTTCGGAGCAGTTTGGGGGGGCATCATGAGTGGAGAAGAGCACTTCATAGTAGAGACTAGGGACACATGACACATGGGTCACCTCCTGCGTAAGGTCCTGCTCCCCCGAGACAGGCCTCCTGGGACACTGCTGTCTGACTCGAGAGCGCTTTGATGAGAAACGGGGCCTCTCACACTGTGACCAGGACTGGAGATAGAAGCAGCAGGGTCCCAATGAAAGCGTGTCTTTGGTCCTTCTGCCTAAACTCCCATTATTTCCAAACATACCAATACAGTATTGGTGTTAGTAGTATTCTGTTATTCCGGAAAGTAAACATTTACCTGACCTAAAGGTGGTGACAGAATTGTCAGATTCAGATGCTGtaatcattcttttctttgctgGGAGATGGAGTGGCAGAGTTCTTTGAATCCAGTTTTACTAGATTCCCGGCACTGCCCAGGACATACTGCCTTTTCCCATGTGTGCTGTCAGGCTTCAGAGGCTTATGGGTCCTAAGAAAGACACAAGAAAGATGCTTATGctaatttaaaacagaaacaaaagaacctACGGGATAAACTTCGGGACCAGGTATTGTTTAagtaattttttctatttcttttcttatgtgATTCTCTCTCCATATTCACTCTTCGCATGAGTGATTTCACATTGATtcccatgataaaaaaaaatatcttaaccATGAAAGAATTTTTACATTACAGAACATTTCAGTTCCAGTATATAAAGTTTACTAAAATTTCAGACTTTGTTAGTGTGATTTATTTGCAGCCATATTGATGACTTTATTACATAACCAGAATAACAGGAAAAATTTCTGTGAAGACAGGAACTCGTCCTCACAAttgatctttactttttttccttttcaactttgTGGCTTTCTACATGAAGTTAAGATCATTAGGACGTTATGTGGCTGGAACtaagagggtattatgctaagcgaaattagagaaagacaaatatcctgtgacttcactcatatgaggactttaagacacagaacagatgaacacaagggaagggaagcaaaaataatatagcaatggggaggggacaaaacagaagagactgttaaatatggagaacaaaccgagggttgctggacgggtggggatggcctaaatgggtaagggtttaaggaatctactcctggaatcattgttgcaccatatgcgaactaacctggatgtaaatttttaaaataaataaattactaaaaaaaagattattaggaCGTGAACATACAGTGTCGCTACCGCCAGTTTACTTCCGGTGATGAGAATGGGGCGTGTTCTGTGTCGTTTGCTTAGCTGTTATCCCACGTGTGTTGGAAACCACGTCTGTTCTGCAGCTGCTGCTCCAGGAGTATCAGTGGTGTTAACAGGGCTGTtctcccagttttcttttgacttgtGCTTAGTTCTTGAGAGAAGAGTGTTGGAATCTGCAGATGTTACTgtggatgtttttatttattccctcagttctgttagtttttgcttcagatatcttttttaactttttaaaagttttattttttatttactatttgagggagagagtgcacatgtgcacacgagcagggcacggtgggggcagagagagagagagagagagagagagagagagagaatcccaagcaggctctgtgctgtcagtgtggagcccaacccggggctctgtctcatggctgtgagatcatgacctgagccaaaatcaagaggcaggtgtttgaccaactgggccacccaggcgcccctgctccagATTTTTTGAACTTCTGTTGTTAGGTGCGTATACGTCGAGGATTGTTATGTTTAGtggtgaattgacccttttaaCATTATGggatttcccttaaaaaaaatctggtaatACTCCTTGTCTTAAAGTTGGCTTTGCCTGATACTGCTGTATACACCTTTAAGTTACCACAGTTTGCCTTCAGATAGTACGATACTGCATTGTGTGTGATGTGGAAACCTCATAGCAGTGAACTTTAATTTTCCCCATCatttttgctgttattgttttatgtcttctgtacatttttaaactttttatagtGCATAGACTTTCATGTACCCTTACCCCAATTCCCCCCCACAAAGATGACTGTAGTAAAGTATATGTTAATTCAttagtatgttttgttttttttttttagagagcatgagtagaggaggggcagagggggagagagagcgagagcgagcgagagcgagagcgagtgagcgagagAGGGTCTAAAGCAaactccacacttagcacagagcctaccgcagggctcaatcccatgaccctggcatcatgacctgagctgaaaccaagagttggacgctcaaccaactgagccacccgggtgccccacattaatacaatttttatcacttttaccatttttttacATTCACTCATTtggttgtatgtgtgtatagttTTGTGCAGTTCTGTTCTGTCAAGATACAGAATTGGTCCATCACCACAGAGGAACTCTCTCATGCCATCACTTTGTACCCTGCCCTCTGGCTCTGTCCCCTGTTGGCCGCTTGTCTGTCCTCCGTCtctgcattttggtttttttgagagtGTCACAGAAATGGTTGGTCATGTCAAGAATATTGCCTATAACGTATAATCTTTTGAGATTATGCATAGGTTTTAAATCTCATAATATgtgattcttatttttactttaaaccaGGGGTTGGCAAAGTTTTTTTGCGAAGGGCCTGATGACGGTAAATACTTTCGGCTTTGAGCGCCCTTGTAGCCTCTGTAACACAGCCCTGCTGCTGTCGCGCACACGTGACAGGGTGGAGCTCCGCGAGTCAGCTGTGTTTCAATAACGTTTAATCTCCTTGTCTCATGCCacagaatttgaattttgtattATCTTCCTGTGCCACAGAATATACTTTGTTTGATAATTTTCTGGTCATTTGAAGTAATGTGAAAAGATTTTAAGCTTTCAAACTGTATAAAAACAAGcaagccagatttggcccatCAGCTGTAATTTTCCAACCATTATCTTCAATAGTCAGTTGCTTTTGAGA
This window contains:
- the FAM120B gene encoding constitutive coactivator of peroxisome proliferator-activated receptor gamma isoform X8, with the protein product MGVRGLQGFVGSTCPHICTVVNFKELAEHHRSKHPGCTPTIVVDAMCCLRYWYTPESWICGGQWREYFSALRDFVKTFTAVGIRLIFFFDGTVEQDKRDEWVKRRLKNNREISRIFHYIKSHKEQPGRNMFFIPSGLAIFTRFALKSLGQETLCSLQEADYEVASYGLQNNCLGILGEDTDYLIYDTCPYFSISELCLDSLDTVMLCREKLCESLDISLADLPLLACLLGNDIIPEGMFESFRYKCLSSYASVKENFDKKGNIILAVADHISKVLRLHQGEKKLEEMLPLGPNKALFYKGVASYLLPGQKSPWFFQKPKGLITLDKEVGSMSSDPESKQEVPMCTDPESKQGVPLCTDPDSKQGIPMCTDPESKQGVPMCTDPEFKQGVPMWTNSESKQGVPVCTDPGSKQGVPVSTDPDSKQAVPVCIDPGSKEGFLLCTHPEFKQGDPVCTHPESTQGDPVCTHPESKQGVPMYAYSEYRQGVPMCTHTEFKQKSPLGADPEFKLEAPICTNPGIKQEDLVNMEPEIKQQVTMVSDPEILKIARAHHVQAESYLVYNIMSSGEIECSNTLEDALDQALPSQAFVYRPVRQRVYSLLLGGGEDGASTCPTVKEWFVYSGNPLRHPDLVRPLQMNIPGGTPNLKLLWLNQDAGIQARRLDALLGCFDLSSSREELQAVENPFKALCCLLTYLFVQVDTLCLEDLHAFIAQALCLQGKPTVQLVDLQLDYIDSRAVQLGSLLVRGLTTLVLVNSACGFPWRMSDFMPWNVFDGKLFHQKYLQSEKGCTVEALVEQNETDSMSLTIGEDTPLPGGPTDAHQLEEDRPACR
- the FAM120B gene encoding constitutive coactivator of peroxisome proliferator-activated receptor gamma isoform X10 → MGVRGLQGFVGSTCPHICTVVNFKELAEHHRSKHPGCTPTIVVDAMCCLRYWYTPESWICGGQWREYFSALRDFVKTFTAVGIRLIFFFDGTVEQDKRDEWVKRRLKNNREISRIFHYIKSHKEQPGRNMFFIPSGLAIFTRFALKSLGQETLCSLQEADYEVASYGLQNNCLGILGEDTDYLIYDTCPYFSISELCLDSLDTVMLCREKLCESLDISLADLPLLACLLGNDIIPEGMFESFRYKCLSSYASVKENFDKKGNIILAVADHISKVLRLHQGEKKLEEMLPLGPNKALFYKGVASYLLPGQKSPWFFQKPKGLITLDKEVGSMSSDPESKQEVPMCTDPESKQGVPLCTDPDSKQGIPMCTDPESKQGVPMCTDPEFKQGVPMWTNSESKQGVPVCTDPGSKQGVPVSTDPDSKQAVPVCIDPGSKEGFLLCTHPEFKQGDPVCTHPESTQGDPVCTHPESKQGVPMYAYSEYRQGVPMCTHTEFKQKSPLGADPEFKLEAPICTNPGIKQEDLVNMEPEIKQQVTMVSDPEILKIARAHHVQAESYLVYNIMSSGEIECSNTLEDALDQALPSQAFVYRPVRQRVYSLLLGGGEDGASTCPTVKEWFVYSGNPLRHPDLVRPLQMNIPGGTPNLKLLWLNQDAGIQARRLDALLGCFDLSSSREELQAVENPFKALCCLLTYLFVQVDTLCLEDLHAFIAQALCLQGKPTVQLVDLQTFGFSETKM
- the FAM120B gene encoding constitutive coactivator of peroxisome proliferator-activated receptor gamma isoform X5, which translates into the protein MGVRGLQGFVGSTCPHICTVVNFKELAEHHRSKHPGCTPTIVVDAMCCLRYWYTPESWICGGQWREYFSALRDFVKTFTAVGIRLIFFFDGTVEQDKRDEWVKRRLKNNREISRIFHYIKSHKEQPGRNMFFIPSGLAIFTRFALKSLGQETLCSLQEADYEVASYGLQNNCLGILGEDTDYLIYDTCPYFSISELCLDSLDTVMLCREKLCESLDISLADLPLLACLLGNDIIPEGMFESFRYKCLSSYASVKENFDKKGNIILAVADHISKVLRLHQGEKKLEEMLPLGPNKALFYKGVASYLLPGQKSPWFFQKPKGLITLDKEVGSMSSDPESKQEVPMCTDPESKQGVPLCTDPDSKQGIPMCTDPESKQGVPMCTDPEFKQGVPMWTNSESKQGVPVCTDPGSKQGVPVSTDPDSKQAVPVCIDPGSKEGFLLCTHPEFKQGDPVCTHPESTQGDPVCTHPESKQGVPMYAYSEYRQGVPMCTHTEFKQKSPLGADPEFKLEAPICTNPGIKQEDLVNMEPEIKQQVTMVSDPEILKIARAHHVQAESYLVYNIMSSGEIECSNTLEDALDQALPSQAFVYRPVRQRVYSLLLGGGEDGASTCPTVKEWFVYSGNPLRHPDLVRPLQMNIPGGTPNLKLLWLNQDAGIQARRLDALLGCFDLSSSREELQAVENPFKALCCLLTYLFVQVDTLCLEDLHAFIAQALCLQGKPTVQLVDLQLDYIDSRAVQLGSLLVRGLTTLVLVNSACGFPWRMSDFMPWNVFDGKLFHQKYLQSEKGCTVEALVEQNRSRLTKFHALKSVVCKACVRENRRIVSRQHWHSPQPGRWGRQGSGSHRTSSGCSRAGQGPHWRDQGPGNRQYEPDHWRRYSSSGWSN
- the FAM120B gene encoding constitutive coactivator of peroxisome proliferator-activated receptor gamma isoform X9, with the translated sequence MGVRGLQGFVGSTCPHICTVVNFKELAEHHRSKHPGCTPTIVVDAMCCLRYWYTPESWICGGQWREYFSALRDFVKTFTAVGIRLIFFFDGTVEQDKRDEWVKRRLKNNREISRIFHYIKSHKEQPGRNMFFIPSGLAIFTRFALKSLGQETLCSLQEADYEVASYGLQNNCLGILGEDTDYLIYDTCPYFSISELCLDSLDTVMLCREKLCESLDISLADLPLLACLLGNDIIPEGMFESFRYKCLSSYASVKENFDKKGNIILAVADHISKVLRLHQGEKKLEEMLPLGPNKALFYKGVASYLLPGQKSPWFFQKPKGLITLDKEVGSMSSDPESKQEVPMCTDPESKQGVPLCTDPDSKQGIPMCTDPESKQGVPMCTDPEFKQGVPMWTNSESKQGVPVCTDPGSKQGVPVSTDPDSKQAVPVCIDPGSKEGFLLCTHPEFKQGDPVCTHPESTQGDPVCTHPESKQGVPMYAYSEYRQGVPMCTHTEFKQKSPLGADPEFKLEAPICTNPGIKQEDLVNMEPEIKQQVTMVSDPEILKIARAHHVQAESYLVYNIMSSGEIECSNTLEDALDQALPSQAFVYRPVRQRVYSLLLGGGEDGASTCPTVKEWFVYSGNPLRHPDLVRPLQMNIPGGTPNLKLLWLNQDAGIQARRLDALLGCFDLSSSREELQAVENPFKALCCLLTYLFVQVDTLCLEDLHAFIAQALCLQGKPTVQLVDLQKIQGDGIFPNKTDITLIPNPDK
- the FAM120B gene encoding constitutive coactivator of peroxisome proliferator-activated receptor gamma isoform X3 is translated as MGVRGLQGFVGSTCPHICTVVNFKELAEHHRSKHPGCTPTIVVDAMCCLRYWYTPESWICGGQWREYFSALRDFVKTFTAVGIRLIFFFDGTVEQDKRDEWVKRRLKNNREISRIFHYIKSHKEQPGRNMFFIPSGLAIFTRFALKSLGQETLCSLQEADYEVASYGLQNNCLGILGEDTDYLIYDTCPYFSISELCLDSLDTVMLCREKLCESLDISLADLPLLACLLGNDIIPEGMFESFRYKCLSSYASVKENFDKKGNIILAVADHISKVLRLHQGEKKLEEMLPLGPNKALFYKGVASYLLPGQKSPWFFQKPKGLITLDKEVGSMSSDPESKQEVPMCTDPESKQGVPLCTDPDSKQGIPMCTDPESKQGVPMCTDPEFKQGVPMWTNSESKQGVPVCTDPGSKQGVPVSTDPDSKQAVPVCIDPGSKEGFLLCTHPEFKQGDPVCTHPESTQGDPVCTHPESKQGVPMYAYSEYRQGVPMCTHTEFKQKSPLGADPEFKLEAPICTNPGIKQEDLVNMEPEIKQQVTMVSDPEILKIARAHHVQAESYLVYNIMSSGEIECSNTLEDALDQALPSQAFVYRPVRQRVYSLLLGGGEDGASTCPTVKEWFVYSGNPLRHPDLVRPLQMNIPGGTPNLKLLWLNQDAGIQARRLDALLGCFDLSSSREELQAVENPFKALCCLLTYLFVQVDTLCLEDLHAFIAQALCLQGKPTVQLVDLQLDYIDSRAVQLGSLLVRGLTTLVLVNSACGFPWRMSDFMPWNVFDGKLFHQKYLQSEKGCTVEALVEQNRSRLTKFHALKSVVCKACVRENRRIVSRQHWHSPQPGNRQYEPDHWRRYSSSGQQMGTTPVSIGREMAPYLAALRTGCTPEKSVGQVLGAASGLAPVPTAQPLDTWTPGEPPRGMRWGMPRKAAQASSLPVSNTPGQPPRRWQ